In Thioalkalivibrio sp. XN279, a single window of DNA contains:
- a CDS encoding zinc-ribbon and DUF3426 domain-containing protein, with amino-acid sequence MFTRCPECLTVFHISAAELRAADGTVVCGECDATFDALGSLSETPPAEPPARPREPEPPPAVTVAAEDESADAVQARDEEAFLEELESLIGAEEQPEHEGAAAEALATDAEAAAEAVTPVLDDTVEEDWEDHAGGESAGAWEDDTGHEDTGHEDAVDAGADAEEVVFDPDSPFRLDADAMHVGETFGEPFVGADTDDDASESPLSARPEAAPDGDAGDHDVDAPERRSSSAAAAQAQDADEDVEVPEFAAGPPRRRRGLAVGVVAVALLVIAGAWAHAQRGTLLRHPAGEAVMGPIYALLGVAATPRWSPEKFRALKWEAEADPTQPERLIVAVEFLNSADFAQPYPVLRVVLEDRFGRRVGSQDVAPAEYLEGYSRGRRLPAGGRVRTTIEVPDPGARAEGFRVDFCLESGTGEPACGAETFR; translated from the coding sequence ATGTTTACGCGTTGCCCCGAGTGCTTGACGGTGTTCCACATTTCGGCGGCGGAGCTGCGTGCCGCGGACGGGACCGTAGTGTGCGGCGAATGCGATGCCACCTTCGATGCGCTCGGATCCCTGAGCGAAACCCCGCCCGCAGAACCACCGGCACGCCCGCGCGAGCCCGAGCCGCCGCCGGCGGTGACGGTCGCTGCAGAGGACGAAAGCGCGGACGCCGTGCAGGCGCGCGACGAGGAGGCGTTCCTCGAGGAGCTGGAGTCCCTCATCGGCGCGGAAGAGCAGCCGGAGCATGAGGGGGCGGCGGCGGAAGCGCTGGCGACGGATGCGGAGGCCGCTGCGGAGGCCGTCACGCCCGTGCTGGACGACACCGTGGAAGAGGACTGGGAAGACCATGCCGGCGGCGAGAGCGCGGGCGCATGGGAAGACGACACCGGGCACGAGGACACCGGGCACGAAGACGCCGTGGACGCGGGTGCGGACGCGGAAGAAGTGGTGTTCGATCCCGACTCACCCTTCCGGCTCGACGCGGACGCCATGCACGTCGGCGAGACCTTCGGCGAGCCGTTCGTCGGCGCGGACACGGACGACGACGCCAGTGAATCCCCGCTCTCCGCCCGGCCCGAAGCGGCACCGGACGGAGACGCCGGCGACCATGATGTCGACGCGCCGGAGCGCCGCAGCAGCAGCGCTGCGGCGGCACAGGCGCAGGACGCCGACGAGGACGTCGAGGTGCCCGAGTTCGCCGCAGGACCGCCGCGGCGCCGACGCGGCCTGGCCGTGGGCGTGGTCGCCGTGGCGCTCCTCGTCATCGCCGGGGCCTGGGCGCATGCCCAGCGCGGCACCTTGCTGCGTCACCCCGCCGGCGAGGCGGTGATGGGCCCGATATACGCCCTGCTGGGCGTCGCCGCGACGCCCCGCTGGAGCCCGGAGAAATTCCGCGCCCTGAAGTGGGAGGCGGAGGCGGATCCGACGCAACCGGAGCGCCTGATCGTGGCGGTGGAGTTCCTCAACTCGGCCGACTTCGCGCAGCCTTACCCGGTGCTGCGGGTGGTGCTGGAGGACCGCTTCGGGCGCCGCGTCGGCAGCCAGGACGTGGCGCCGGCCGAGTACCTCGAGGGCTATTCGCGCGGACGGCGCCTGCCGGCTGGCGGGCGCGTCCGCACCACCATCGAAGTGCCTGACCCCGGCGCCCGCGCCGAGGGCTTCAGGGTCGACTTCTGCCTCGAGTCCGGCACCGGCGAGCCCGCCTGCGGCGCCGAGACCTTCCGCTAG
- the dusB gene encoding tRNA dihydrouridine synthase DusB: MRIGPYLFDDPVVPLAPMAGVTDRPFRALCRQLGASYAATEMVSADQRLWDTPKSRHRLDHAGEGDPVMVQIAGGEPQMMAAAARANVALGAQVIDINMGCPAKKVCNRAAGSALLRDETLVSRILEAVVEAVAPQGVPVTLKTRTGWSPEQRNLLRIGQIAAQAGIAAIAVHGRTRACAYGGRAEYDSIRALKAAVDIPVIANGDVRTPEDARAVLASTGVDGVMIGRAAQGRPWIFREVRHLLRTGEPLPPPEAAEVRDIILAHLDALHRFYGSARGVRTARKHLGWYLAGRPGGEALRRRFVQLEDARAQLELVEKYFEEALHEGLAA, from the coding sequence ATGCGCATCGGCCCGTACCTGTTCGACGACCCCGTGGTGCCGCTGGCGCCGATGGCGGGCGTCACCGACCGACCCTTTCGCGCGCTGTGCCGGCAGCTCGGCGCGAGCTATGCGGCGACCGAGATGGTCAGCGCCGACCAGCGCCTGTGGGACACGCCGAAAAGCCGGCACCGGCTGGATCACGCCGGCGAGGGCGACCCCGTCATGGTGCAGATCGCCGGCGGCGAGCCGCAGATGATGGCGGCGGCCGCGCGCGCCAACGTGGCGCTCGGGGCCCAGGTCATCGACATCAACATGGGCTGCCCGGCAAAGAAAGTCTGCAACCGCGCCGCCGGTTCCGCACTGCTGCGGGACGAGACGCTGGTGTCACGCATACTCGAGGCGGTGGTCGAGGCGGTGGCGCCGCAGGGGGTCCCGGTCACTCTAAAGACACGTACCGGCTGGAGCCCCGAGCAGCGCAACCTGTTGCGCATCGGGCAGATCGCGGCGCAGGCCGGGATCGCCGCGATCGCGGTACACGGACGCACGCGCGCCTGCGCCTACGGCGGGCGCGCCGAGTACGACTCCATTCGGGCGCTGAAAGCCGCGGTCGACATCCCCGTGATCGCCAACGGCGACGTGCGCACGCCCGAGGACGCGCGGGCCGTGCTGGCCTCTACGGGGGTTGACGGCGTGATGATCGGGCGCGCCGCCCAGGGCCGGCCGTGGATCTTCCGCGAGGTCCGCCACCTGCTGCGCACCGGCGAGCCCCTGCCGCCCCCCGAAGCCGCCGAGGTCCGTGATATCATCCTCGCCCACCTCGACGCCCTGCACCGCTTCTACGGCAGCGCGCGCGGCGTGAGGACCGCACGCAAGCACCTCGGCTGGTACCTGGCCGGCCGGCCGGGAGGAGAAGCGCTTCGCCGCCGCTTCGTCCAACTCGAGGATGCGCGCGCGCAATTGGAGCTCGTTGAAAAATATTTCGAAGAAGCCCTGCATGAAGGGCTCGCAGCGTGA
- a CDS encoding helix-turn-helix domain-containing protein has product MSSDKKQAAPNGNGRAGARDGALGNMAREALESYFHTLNGHKPEELYDLVIGEVEKPLFRAVLDYTGGNQSQAADILGINRGTLRKKLRRHGLLD; this is encoded by the coding sequence GTGTCCAGCGACAAGAAACAGGCAGCGCCGAACGGGAACGGGCGCGCCGGCGCCCGCGACGGCGCTCTCGGCAACATGGCCCGGGAAGCTCTCGAGAGCTATTTCCACACCCTGAACGGCCACAAGCCGGAAGAGCTTTACGACCTCGTCATCGGGGAAGTGGAAAAGCCCCTGTTCCGCGCCGTGCTCGACTATACCGGCGGGAACCAGAGCCAGGCAGCCGACATCCTCGGCATCAACCGCGGCACGCTGCGCAAGAAACTGCGGCGCCACGGCCTGCTCGACTGA
- the purH gene encoding bifunctional phosphoribosylaminoimidazolecarboxamide formyltransferase/IMP cyclohydrolase: MAHIKRALISVSDKHGVVDFARGLADLGVEILSTGGTATVLRQGGLEVRDVSDLTGFPEIMGGRIKTLHPRVHGGLLGRRGVDEAVMASHGIEPIDLLAVNLYPFRETASDPDRTPDEIVEQIDIGGPAMLRAAAKNHDAVTVVVEPNDYDTVLTALRAAREVPYEMRLQLAGKAFAHVASYDSAIAHWLGWQSDMDGSHMPDDLVLPTRKVMQLRYGENPHQRAAVYSLGMQRAGTIGAARQVQGKALSYNNLLDADAALECVKQFAEPACVIVKHANPCGVATADDILDAYRRAYTTDPVSAFGGIIAFNRPLDPGTAETILKRQFVEVLVAPSLAPGAEEVLATKPNIRALVTGRWHDAPIGTIQLRSIGGALLVQDVDAAEMDPAEVKVVSRRAPTEREMKDLMFAWKVVRFVKSNAIVFCKDTTTIGIGAGQMSRIYSTRIATIKAADAGLAVKGSVMASDAFFPFRDNVDAAAEHGATAIIQPGGSVRDAEVVKAADEHGLAMVFTGMRHFRH, from the coding sequence ATGGCACATATCAAGCGCGCGCTGATCAGCGTTTCCGACAAGCATGGCGTGGTCGACTTCGCCCGCGGCCTGGCTGATCTCGGCGTCGAGATCCTCTCCACCGGCGGCACGGCCACCGTCCTGCGCCAGGGCGGCCTCGAGGTGCGGGACGTCTCCGACCTGACGGGTTTTCCCGAGATCATGGGCGGGCGCATCAAGACGCTGCACCCGCGCGTGCACGGCGGCCTGCTGGGACGCCGCGGCGTCGACGAGGCCGTGATGGCGAGCCACGGCATCGAGCCGATCGACCTCCTGGCGGTGAATCTCTACCCCTTCCGCGAGACGGCGTCCGACCCGGACCGCACGCCCGACGAGATCGTCGAACAGATCGACATCGGCGGCCCGGCGATGCTGCGCGCGGCGGCGAAGAACCACGATGCGGTGACCGTCGTCGTGGAACCGAACGACTATGACACGGTGCTCACGGCGCTGCGCGCAGCCAGGGAAGTGCCTTACGAGATGCGGCTCCAGCTGGCCGGCAAGGCCTTCGCGCACGTCGCCAGTTACGACTCGGCCATCGCCCACTGGCTGGGCTGGCAGTCGGATATGGACGGCTCCCATATGCCTGACGACCTCGTGCTGCCGACGCGCAAGGTCATGCAGTTGCGTTATGGCGAGAACCCGCACCAGCGCGCCGCGGTTTACTCCCTGGGCATGCAGCGCGCGGGCACCATCGGTGCTGCGCGGCAGGTCCAGGGCAAGGCGCTGTCCTACAACAACCTGCTCGACGCGGACGCCGCGCTGGAATGCGTGAAACAGTTCGCGGAGCCGGCCTGCGTCATCGTCAAGCACGCCAACCCCTGCGGCGTGGCGACGGCCGACGACATTCTCGACGCCTATCGGCGCGCCTACACCACAGACCCCGTGTCCGCTTTCGGCGGCATCATCGCCTTTAACCGCCCGCTCGACCCCGGCACCGCCGAGACCATCCTCAAGCGACAGTTCGTCGAGGTCCTGGTCGCGCCCTCCCTCGCGCCCGGTGCCGAGGAGGTGCTCGCCACCAAGCCCAATATCCGGGCGCTGGTGACCGGGCGGTGGCACGACGCACCGATCGGCACCATCCAGTTGCGCAGCATCGGCGGCGCCCTGCTGGTGCAAGACGTCGACGCAGCCGAGATGGACCCGGCAGAAGTCAAGGTCGTGAGCCGGCGCGCCCCGACCGAGCGCGAGATGAAAGACCTGATGTTCGCCTGGAAGGTCGTGCGCTTCGTCAAGTCGAACGCCATCGTGTTCTGCAAGGACACCACCACCATCGGCATCGGCGCGGGGCAGATGAGCCGGATCTACAGCACGCGCATCGCCACCATCAAGGCGGCGGATGCCGGGCTCGCCGTGAAGGGCTCGGTCATGGCGTCGGACGCCTTTTTCCCCTTCCGCGACAACGTGGACGCGGCGGCGGAGCACGGCGCGACCGCCATCATCCAGCCGGGTGGATCGGTGCGCGATGCGGAAGTGGTCAAGGCGGCGGACGAGCACGGCCTCGCCATGGTATTCACCGGGATGCGCCACTTCCGGCACTGA
- the purD gene encoding phosphoribosylamine--glycine ligase — MKILVVGGGGREHALAWKAAQSPRAERVFVAPGNAGTALEPRCENVPIPADDIGALADFAAAQDIGLTIVGPEVPLVAGIVDEFQRRGLKCFGPSAACARLEGSKAFSKAFFDRHGIPTAAWGEFSDADAACAYIRQQGAPVVVKADGLAAGKGVIVAQTVAEAEAAARDMLSGNRFGDAGARVVVEEFLSGEEASFIVMVDGRHVLPLASSQDHKARDDGDQGPNTGGMGAYSPAPVVDAALHDRIMREVIAPTVAGMAAEGTPYTGFLYAGVMVGADGAPRVLEFNCRFGDPETQPVLFRLRSDLVELCLAALEGALDRASCDWDPRAALGVVLAAGGYPDDYRKGDPISGLEADAGRDDLKIFHAGTRADDDRVLTSGGRVLCAVALGDDVAEAQRKAYALADAIRWDGVYYRRDIGWRAIGR; from the coding sequence GTGAAAATCCTCGTCGTGGGCGGCGGCGGGCGCGAGCACGCGCTGGCCTGGAAAGCCGCACAGTCGCCGCGAGCAGAGCGTGTCTTCGTCGCCCCGGGCAACGCCGGCACGGCCTTGGAGCCGCGCTGCGAAAACGTACCCATCCCTGCCGACGACATCGGCGCGCTGGCCGACTTCGCGGCGGCGCAGGACATCGGGCTGACCATCGTCGGGCCGGAGGTGCCGCTGGTCGCCGGCATCGTCGACGAGTTCCAGCGTCGCGGCCTGAAATGTTTCGGGCCGAGCGCCGCGTGCGCGCGGCTCGAGGGCTCCAAGGCATTCTCGAAAGCCTTCTTCGATCGCCACGGCATCCCCACGGCGGCCTGGGGCGAGTTCAGCGACGCCGATGCCGCCTGTGCTTACATCCGCCAGCAGGGCGCGCCTGTCGTGGTCAAGGCCGACGGCCTCGCGGCGGGCAAGGGCGTGATCGTGGCGCAGACCGTGGCGGAAGCAGAGGCTGCCGCACGCGACATGCTGTCGGGCAACCGCTTCGGCGATGCCGGCGCCCGGGTGGTGGTGGAAGAATTCCTCAGCGGCGAGGAGGCCAGCTTCATCGTCATGGTGGACGGGCGGCATGTCCTGCCGCTGGCCTCCTCCCAGGACCACAAGGCGCGCGACGACGGCGACCAGGGCCCGAATACCGGCGGCATGGGCGCCTATTCGCCCGCGCCGGTGGTCGACGCCGCCCTGCACGACCGCATCATGCGCGAAGTCATCGCGCCCACCGTGGCGGGCATGGCTGCGGAAGGCACGCCTTACACCGGCTTCCTCTATGCCGGCGTCATGGTCGGGGCCGACGGCGCGCCCCGGGTGCTGGAATTCAACTGCCGCTTCGGCGACCCGGAAACCCAGCCCGTGCTGTTCCGGCTGCGCTCCGACCTGGTCGAGTTGTGCCTCGCTGCGCTCGAGGGCGCACTCGACCGGGCCAGCTGCGACTGGGATCCGCGCGCGGCACTCGGCGTGGTGCTGGCCGCGGGCGGGTACCCGGACGACTACCGCAAGGGCGACCCCATCAGCGGGCTCGAAGCCGACGCCGGGCGCGACGACCTGAAGATCTTCCACGCCGGCACGCGCGCGGACGACGACCGCGTCCTCACCAGCGGCGGCCGCGTGCTGTGCGCCGTCGCCCTCGGTGACGACGTGGCCGAGGCGCAGCGCAAGGCCTACGCCCTGGCCGACGCCATCCGCTGGGACGGCGTCTACTACCGCCGCGACATCGGCTGGCGCGCCATCGGGCGCTGA
- a CDS encoding DUF2061 domain-containing protein, whose amino-acid sequence MTKTFSFAVVHFFVAFSVGFALTGSVAIGGAMALVEPALNTVAYFFHEKAWERLRPAGVQAA is encoded by the coding sequence ATGACCAAGACATTCAGCTTTGCCGTAGTCCACTTTTTCGTGGCGTTCAGCGTCGGTTTCGCCCTCACGGGCAGCGTCGCAATCGGCGGCGCCATGGCCCTGGTCGAACCTGCCCTGAACACGGTCGCGTACTTCTTCCACGAGAAGGCCTGGGAGCGCCTGCGGCCGGCCGGCGTGCAGGCGGCGTGA
- a CDS encoding heavy metal translocating P-type ATPase has product MSPAATSHDTPTPASEVILSLGGMHCASCVGRVEKALLATPGVQEAKVNLASARAFVRISGGDAEVAARAVRAAGFEAEPLLDTPEQSEREAQARAEESRSLRRAFLFAAVLTLPIFLLEMGSHVVPGLAAQLAAWPGTRSLHLLYFVLATAVQFGPGLRFYRSGWPALWRGAPDMNSLVMLGSSAAWGYSVVAVFFAGLLPPGTANVYFEASAVIITLIIGGRYLEARARGRAGDAIRRLVSLQPRLARVRRNDRELEIPADRVRPGDTVLLRPGEQVPVDGEVLEGSSWVDESMVSGEPLPVEKQAGAEVIGGTINTSGALAFRATRVGADTVLARIVRMVEQAQAARLPIQALADKVTQVFVPVIIAIALATFIAWLWLGPEPALSFALVNAVAVLIIACPCAMGLATPTSIMVGTGKAAELGLLFRKGEALQSLSEVDTVALDKTGTLTRGAPALDHVATAPGFDETDVLCKAAAVEQRSEHPIAAAIVAGARERGLQIPAAAEFKSSTGLGAAATVDGASVAIGAARFMQQRGVDTSPLADAAQARAAAGGTPLYVAIDDRLAALLVVADPLKDGARDAVAALQRLGMRVAMLTGDDQRTARAVAAAAGIDEVYAELMPGDKSELLQRLQAEGRRVAFVGDGINDAPALARAEVGIAIGTGTDIAIDSAELVLMSGDLGHLPTAVALSSATLRNIRQNLFWAFAYNASLVPVAAGVLYPATGVLLSPMLAALAMALSSLCVVGNALRLRRFSPAVLTSSSGPT; this is encoded by the coding sequence ATGAGCCCTGCAGCAACCAGCCACGACACGCCCACCCCCGCGTCGGAAGTGATCCTCAGCCTGGGCGGGATGCACTGCGCCTCCTGCGTCGGGCGGGTCGAGAAGGCCTTGCTCGCGACCCCGGGCGTGCAGGAGGCGAAGGTGAACCTCGCCTCCGCGCGCGCGTTCGTGCGCATCAGCGGCGGTGACGCCGAGGTCGCCGCCCGCGCGGTGCGCGCGGCAGGCTTCGAGGCCGAGCCCCTGCTGGACACGCCCGAGCAGTCCGAACGGGAGGCGCAGGCGCGTGCCGAGGAGTCCCGCAGCCTGCGTCGCGCCTTCCTCTTCGCCGCCGTGCTCACGCTTCCCATCTTCCTGCTGGAGATGGGCTCCCACGTGGTGCCTGGCCTCGCTGCGCAACTCGCCGCCTGGCCCGGCACGCGCTCGCTGCACCTGCTCTATTTCGTCCTCGCCACCGCGGTGCAGTTCGGTCCGGGCCTGCGTTTTTATCGCAGCGGCTGGCCGGCACTGTGGCGGGGCGCGCCGGACATGAACTCCCTGGTGATGCTGGGCAGTTCCGCCGCCTGGGGTTACTCGGTGGTGGCGGTCTTCTTCGCCGGGCTGTTGCCCCCCGGCACCGCCAACGTCTACTTCGAGGCGTCGGCCGTGATCATCACCCTGATCATCGGCGGCCGCTACCTGGAGGCGCGCGCCAGGGGCCGGGCCGGCGACGCCATCAGGCGCCTGGTGTCGCTGCAGCCGCGGCTCGCGCGCGTCCGCCGCAACGACCGGGAACTCGAAATCCCTGCGGACCGGGTGCGTCCCGGGGACACGGTCCTGCTGCGCCCGGGCGAGCAGGTGCCCGTGGACGGCGAAGTGCTCGAGGGCAGTTCGTGGGTCGACGAGTCCATGGTCAGCGGCGAGCCGCTCCCGGTCGAGAAGCAGGCCGGCGCCGAGGTGATCGGCGGCACCATCAACACCAGCGGCGCCCTCGCGTTCCGCGCCACGCGGGTCGGTGCGGACACCGTGCTGGCGCGCATCGTGCGCATGGTGGAACAGGCCCAGGCCGCCAGGCTGCCGATCCAGGCGCTGGCCGACAAGGTGACACAGGTGTTCGTGCCCGTGATCATCGCCATCGCGCTCGCCACCTTCATCGCCTGGTTGTGGCTGGGTCCCGAGCCGGCGCTCTCCTTCGCCCTGGTCAACGCGGTCGCGGTGCTGATCATCGCCTGCCCCTGCGCCATGGGGCTCGCGACGCCGACCTCCATCATGGTCGGCACCGGCAAGGCTGCCGAGCTGGGACTGCTGTTCCGCAAGGGCGAGGCGCTGCAGTCCCTCAGCGAGGTGGACACCGTGGCGCTGGACAAGACCGGCACGCTGACGCGCGGCGCCCCCGCGCTCGACCACGTCGCGACCGCGCCGGGCTTCGACGAGACCGACGTGCTGTGCAAGGCCGCTGCGGTGGAGCAACGGTCCGAGCACCCGATCGCCGCGGCGATCGTGGCGGGGGCGCGTGAGCGCGGCCTGCAGATCCCGGCCGCAGCCGAGTTCAAGAGCAGCACCGGACTGGGCGCGGCTGCTACGGTCGACGGCGCCTCGGTCGCGATCGGCGCCGCGCGTTTCATGCAGCAGCGCGGCGTGGATACGAGCCCCCTGGCCGACGCGGCACAGGCCCGGGCCGCCGCGGGCGGCACGCCGCTCTACGTCGCCATCGACGACCGGCTGGCGGCGTTGCTGGTGGTGGCCGACCCGCTCAAGGACGGTGCGCGGGACGCGGTCGCCGCGCTGCAGCGACTCGGCATGCGCGTGGCCATGCTTACCGGCGACGACCAACGCACGGCGCGCGCCGTAGCCGCGGCGGCGGGCATCGACGAGGTCTATGCCGAGCTCATGCCGGGCGACAAGTCGGAGCTGCTGCAACGCCTGCAGGCCGAGGGACGACGCGTCGCCTTCGTCGGCGACGGCATCAACGACGCCCCGGCCCTGGCGCGCGCGGAGGTCGGTATCGCGATCGGCACCGGCACGGACATCGCCATCGACAGCGCGGAACTGGTGCTGATGTCGGGCGATCTCGGCCACCTGCCGACCGCGGTCGCCCTGTCCTCGGCAACGCTGCGCAACATCCGCCAGAACCTGTTCTGGGCTTTCGCCTACAACGCCAGCCTGGTGCCGGTGGCCGCCGGCGTGCTCTACCCGGCTACCGGCGTATTGCTGTCACCGATGCTGGCGGCGCTGGCAATGGCCCTGTCCAGCCTGTGCGTGGTGGGCAATGCGCTGCGCCTGCGCCGCTTCAGCCCCGCGGTGCTTACCAGTTCTTCGGGCCCGACTTGA
- a CDS encoding complex I subunit 5 family protein has translation MNYPALLAAVAVPLVIAAGLVPLRTRKVAVLLAPWAALPALLARPLGARDLGATWMLLDARLGLDVIGATLLPATAALWLAAGLFAAHYIEAGGRRARFFGWFLAAMSGNFVLLAALDAVTFYFGFALMSFASYGLVVHSGTARARHAGRYYIAMVVLGEVCVITGLMMLASQSSTDFGDMRASFTAASGARDHLIIALLVLGFGVKAGVAGLHFWLPLAHPVAPAPASAVLSGAMIKAGLVAWMRFLPLGELALPAWGTGLAALGLFTAYYGVLVGLPQREAKTVLAYSSVSQMGVMTLAVGLGLALPECWPLAQAALLVYIVHHGLVKGTLFLGAGMVHDALPPLLARTAAVVLCLAAWSMAGAPFSGGLAAKLGIKGALPDAGTWHDVVPPMLTLSSLLTGLLLLRFLWVAWPGADGAAGRLPVRVTAAWLALAAAALLVPWWLAAASVRATLMSTAGALHALWPPAVAVALALVAVSAWRRHGRRTLPVVPPGDIGILLERAVLAIGHGLGHAMRERLPRELAQVRALGGAMAGRVLAGAGPLGRAEARLGAWALTALLLLLVAACLAWLFA, from the coding sequence ATGAATTATCCGGCCCTGCTCGCGGCCGTCGCTGTTCCTCTGGTCATTGCCGCCGGGCTCGTGCCGCTCCGTACCCGCAAGGTGGCGGTCCTGCTGGCGCCCTGGGCCGCGCTGCCGGCCCTGCTGGCGCGGCCGCTCGGCGCGCGCGACCTCGGGGCGACATGGATGCTCCTCGACGCGCGCCTCGGCCTCGACGTGATCGGCGCGACGCTGCTGCCGGCGACGGCGGCGCTGTGGCTGGCCGCCGGCCTGTTCGCCGCACACTACATCGAGGCCGGCGGGCGCCGGGCGCGCTTCTTCGGCTGGTTCCTCGCCGCGATGAGCGGCAACTTCGTGCTGCTGGCGGCGCTCGACGCGGTGACCTTCTATTTCGGTTTTGCTCTCATGAGCTTCGCGTCCTACGGCCTCGTGGTGCACTCGGGCACGGCGCGCGCGCGCCATGCCGGGCGCTACTACATCGCCATGGTGGTGTTGGGCGAGGTCTGCGTCATTACCGGACTGATGATGCTGGCCAGCCAGTCGTCCACCGATTTCGGGGACATGCGCGCCAGCTTTACGGCCGCGAGCGGCGCGCGCGACCACCTCATCATCGCCTTGCTGGTGCTCGGCTTCGGCGTCAAGGCGGGCGTTGCCGGCCTGCATTTCTGGCTGCCGCTGGCGCACCCGGTGGCGCCGGCCCCGGCCAGCGCAGTGCTGTCCGGCGCCATGATCAAGGCCGGCCTGGTGGCGTGGATGCGCTTTCTCCCGCTCGGTGAGCTGGCGCTGCCGGCGTGGGGTACCGGCCTTGCGGCGCTCGGCCTGTTCACGGCGTATTACGGCGTGCTGGTCGGCCTGCCGCAGCGCGAGGCCAAGACCGTGCTGGCCTATTCCAGCGTCAGCCAGATGGGCGTGATGACGCTGGCCGTCGGGCTGGGCCTGGCCTTGCCCGAATGCTGGCCGCTGGCGCAGGCGGCGCTGCTGGTATACATCGTCCACCACGGCCTGGTGAAAGGGACCCTGTTTCTCGGCGCCGGCATGGTGCACGACGCGCTGCCGCCGCTCCTGGCGCGGACGGCTGCGGTGGTGCTCTGCCTCGCGGCCTGGTCCATGGCCGGTGCCCCGTTCAGCGGCGGCCTCGCCGCCAAGCTGGGCATCAAGGGCGCCCTCCCGGACGCGGGCACCTGGCATGACGTCGTCCCGCCGATGCTGACCCTCAGCTCGCTGCTCACGGGGCTACTCCTGCTGCGGTTCCTGTGGGTCGCATGGCCGGGCGCGGACGGCGCGGCCGGGCGTCTGCCCGTGCGGGTGACGGCCGCCTGGCTGGCGCTCGCCGCTGCCGCGCTGCTGGTGCCGTGGTGGCTGGCCGCGGCCTCCGTGCGGGCAACACTCATGTCCACTGCGGGCGCCCTGCATGCGCTATGGCCACCGGCGGTCGCCGTGGCGCTGGCCCTCGTCGCGGTGTCGGCATGGCGGCGCCACGGGCGCCGGACATTGCCGGTGGTACCGCCCGGGGACATCGGCATCCTGCTGGAGCGGGCGGTGCTGGCGATCGGACATGGCCTCGGCCACGCAATGCGCGAGCGGCTGCCACGGGAGCTCGCGCAGGTGCGAGCGCTTGGCGGCGCCATGGCGGGACGGGTGCTCGCAGGTGCCGGGCCGCTGGGGCGCGCCGAGGCGCGACTGGGCGCATGGGCGCTGACCGCCCTGCTGCTCTTGCTGGTGGCTGCATGCCTCGCGTGGCTGTTCGCTTGA